One region of Bacillus pumilus genomic DNA includes:
- the hisB gene encoding imidazoleglycerol-phosphate dehydratase HisB: MRQAETARQTNETNISLSLEIDGEGTADIQTDVPFMTHMLDLFTKHGHFNLTVDAKGDTDVDDHHTTEDIGIVLGQMFKEALGDKKGIKRYGSSFVPMDETLAQVVVDLSNRPHLEMRAAFPSQKVGTFDTELIHEFLWKFALEARINLHVIVHYGTNTHHIIEAIFKAMARALDEATTIDPRVKGIPSTKGML, encoded by the coding sequence ATGAGACAGGCGGAAACAGCGAGACAAACAAATGAAACGAATATTTCGTTATCGTTAGAGATTGATGGGGAAGGAACAGCGGATATTCAAACAGATGTCCCTTTTATGACACACATGCTCGATCTATTTACGAAGCATGGACACTTTAATTTGACCGTCGATGCGAAAGGAGATACGGATGTTGATGATCACCACACAACGGAAGATATCGGCATCGTGCTTGGGCAAATGTTTAAGGAAGCGTTAGGTGATAAAAAGGGAATCAAGCGATATGGCTCCAGTTTTGTTCCAATGGATGAAACGCTTGCCCAGGTCGTGGTCGACTTAAGCAATCGTCCTCATTTAGAAATGAGAGCGGCCTTTCCAAGTCAAAAGGTCGGTACCTTTGATACAGAGCTCATACATGAGTTTCTTTGGAAGTTTGCGTTAGAAGCTCGTATAAATCTTCATGTAATTGTTCACTATGGAACCAATACACACCATATAATTGAAGCTATTTTTAAAGCAATGGCACGTGCTTTAGATGAAGCAACAACCATTGATCCACGTGTGAAAGGGATTCCTTCAACAAAGGGGATGCTCTAA
- the hisD gene encoding histidinol dehydrogenase: protein MNITYIQEGETETLSLKRTLDTGTEEQRLAVQRIIQEVRLNGDQAVQSFTKQFDGVLLEDPLVTDEEMTKASERLDPAMIHVIQTAIRHIRTYHERQLTSSWFYHQQDGSMLGQKVTPLEAVGVYVPGGTAAYPSSVLMNVIPALVAGVQRIVLVTPPGKNGYLSDAVLVAAKELGITEMYKMGGAQAIAALAYGTESIQPVDKITGPGNIYVALAKREVFGQVDIDMIAGPSEIAVLADDTAIAYEVAADLLSQAEHDALASSILVTPSKTLAENVRAEVQAQLDTLPRKSIAAQSIQHHGRIYVTDSMERAVDVVNQLAPEHLEVLTAYPESFLGQIKHAGAIFLGRYSPEPVGDYFAGPNHVLPTNGTARFSSPLGVTDFQKKTSIISYSQEAFETHRDSIAAFARLEGLEAHARSIESRKRGESS from the coding sequence ATGAACATCACCTATATACAAGAAGGTGAGACAGAGACACTCTCGCTCAAACGGACTTTAGATACAGGCACGGAAGAGCAGCGCCTGGCTGTTCAGCGGATTATACAAGAAGTGAGGCTAAATGGTGATCAAGCGGTACAGTCTTTTACAAAGCAATTTGATGGGGTGCTGCTTGAAGATCCGCTTGTCACAGATGAGGAAATGACAAAAGCCTCCGAACGTTTGGACCCAGCCATGATTCATGTGATCCAAACGGCTATCCGTCATATTCGCACATACCATGAGCGTCAGCTGACATCCTCTTGGTTTTATCACCAGCAGGATGGCTCGATGCTCGGACAAAAGGTGACACCACTTGAGGCAGTTGGTGTGTATGTCCCCGGCGGAACAGCTGCTTATCCATCATCTGTTTTGATGAATGTGATTCCCGCGCTTGTCGCTGGTGTTCAGCGAATTGTCCTTGTGACACCCCCAGGGAAAAACGGCTACCTCTCTGACGCTGTACTCGTTGCTGCGAAGGAGCTCGGCATTACAGAGATGTATAAAATGGGCGGTGCACAGGCGATTGCGGCACTTGCCTATGGAACAGAAAGCATCCAGCCTGTTGATAAAATCACAGGTCCAGGCAACATCTATGTCGCACTGGCAAAGCGGGAAGTATTTGGTCAGGTAGACATTGATATGATTGCCGGTCCTAGTGAAATTGCGGTTCTAGCAGATGACACGGCCATAGCATATGAGGTGGCGGCCGATCTACTTTCTCAGGCAGAGCATGATGCGCTAGCATCTAGTATTTTGGTGACCCCGTCTAAGACACTTGCTGAAAATGTGCGAGCTGAGGTGCAAGCGCAGCTGGACACCTTGCCAAGAAAATCAATCGCTGCACAATCCATACAACATCATGGCCGTATATACGTGACAGATTCCATGGAACGTGCAGTAGACGTCGTCAATCAGTTAGCGCCAGAGCATTTAGAGGTGCTGACAGCATATCCAGAATCATTTCTTGGTCAAATCAAGCATGCAGGGGCGATTTTTTTAGGGCGTTATAGCCCTGAGCCGGTGGGAGATTATTTTGCAGGACCGAATCACGTGCTGCCAACCAACGGAACAGCCAGATTTTCTAGCCCGCTTGGTGTGACCGATTTTCAAAAGAAAACAAGCATTATTTCATATAGTCAAGAAGCCTTTGAGACACACAGGGATAGCATTGCGGCTTTTGCTAGGTTAGAGGGGCTCGAAGCACATGCAAGGTCGATTGAATCGAGAAAGCGGGGGGAATCGTCATGA
- the hisG gene encoding ATP phosphoribosyltransferase — protein sequence MGKVLTMAMPKGRIFEEAAGLLRQAGYQLPEEFEDSRKLIIDVPEENLRFILAKPMDVTTYVEHGVADVGIAGKDVMLEEARDVYEVLDLNISKCHLAVAGLPGASWGGVAPRVATKYPNVASSYFREQGEQVEIIKLNGSIELAPLIGLADRIVDIVSTGQTLKENGLVETEHICDITSRFIVNPVSYRMKDAVIDEMAQRLARIIEGEETS from the coding sequence ATGGGTAAAGTATTGACGATGGCGATGCCAAAGGGCCGAATATTTGAAGAAGCCGCAGGGCTGTTAAGGCAGGCAGGATATCAACTGCCAGAGGAATTCGAGGATTCAAGAAAGTTAATCATCGATGTACCGGAAGAAAACCTCCGCTTTATTTTAGCGAAGCCAATGGATGTGACGACTTATGTAGAGCACGGTGTAGCAGATGTTGGCATTGCAGGAAAGGATGTCATGCTCGAAGAAGCTCGTGATGTGTACGAGGTGCTTGATTTAAACATCAGTAAATGCCATTTAGCGGTTGCCGGATTGCCGGGAGCTAGCTGGGGCGGTGTCGCACCGCGTGTGGCAACAAAGTACCCAAATGTTGCATCTTCCTATTTTAGAGAGCAAGGGGAGCAGGTGGAGATCATTAAGCTGAATGGTTCCATTGAATTAGCACCGCTCATCGGACTCGCCGATCGTATTGTAGACATTGTCTCTACAGGTCAAACACTCAAGGAAAACGGACTTGTTGAAACGGAGCATATTTGTGATATTACATCACGGTTTATTGTCAATCCTGTGAGCTATCGGATGAAGGATGCGGTGATCGATGAAATGGCGCAGCGCCTTGCAAGAATCATTGAAGGGGAGGAAACATCATGA
- a CDS encoding ATP phosphoribosyltransferase regulatory subunit: MFMFEKPYGMRDSLPGLYETKKKVRHSLTEVMNGWGYRLMETPTLEFYDTVGVQSAITDTQLFKLLDQNGQTLVLRPDMTGPIARVAASKLHEQAYPLRVGYAANVFRAQEREGGRPSEFEQVGIELIGDGSISADAEVIALVVFALKNAGLKSFKIAIGHVALAETLFVDVLGNTERANVLRRFLYEKNYVGYRQHVKQLPLSSIDKTRLLQLLELRGGQEVTERAEEIVVSQEGKEVLTQLKSLWETLEDYDCTEYIRLDLSMVSHMSYYTGILFEVFADHVGSVIGSGGRYDQLLAHFDAPAPATGFGLRLDRLLEALDAKEINEPQEAVIFSKEQRLEAFAFAEKERSKGKKIVLQDLAGIENIDAMTKAFEQVTYFIGARKGEQNG, translated from the coding sequence ATGTTTATGTTTGAGAAACCATATGGTATGCGGGATTCATTACCAGGATTGTATGAGACGAAGAAAAAAGTGAGACATTCCTTAACAGAGGTCATGAACGGTTGGGGTTACCGGTTGATGGAGACACCAACGCTTGAATTTTACGATACAGTCGGTGTTCAATCGGCGATTACAGATACACAGCTCTTTAAGCTTTTAGATCAGAACGGGCAAACCCTTGTACTCAGACCTGATATGACGGGACCTATTGCGAGAGTGGCAGCATCAAAGCTTCATGAACAGGCGTATCCGCTTCGCGTTGGGTATGCGGCCAATGTGTTCCGGGCACAGGAAAGAGAAGGCGGAAGGCCATCAGAATTTGAGCAGGTCGGAATTGAGTTAATTGGAGACGGTTCGATTAGTGCAGATGCTGAAGTGATCGCGCTTGTCGTATTCGCATTAAAAAATGCTGGGCTCAAATCCTTCAAAATCGCGATTGGGCATGTCGCTTTAGCAGAGACGTTATTTGTAGATGTACTGGGAAATACAGAGCGTGCAAACGTTCTTCGCCGATTTTTATATGAAAAGAATTATGTAGGGTACCGTCAGCATGTGAAGCAATTGCCACTCTCCTCCATCGATAAAACGAGGCTGTTACAGCTTTTAGAGTTAAGAGGCGGCCAGGAAGTCACAGAGCGGGCAGAGGAAATCGTCGTTTCACAAGAAGGAAAAGAGGTGCTTACGCAGTTAAAGTCGCTTTGGGAGACACTTGAAGATTACGACTGTACAGAATATATCCGTCTAGATTTAAGCATGGTGAGTCATATGAGCTACTACACGGGTATTTTGTTTGAAGTATTTGCAGATCATGTTGGGTCAGTCATCGGAAGTGGCGGCAGATATGACCAATTGCTTGCTCATTTTGATGCACCTGCACCAGCTACAGGATTCGGACTTCGATTAGACCGTCTGCTTGAAGCGCTTGATGCAAAAGAAATCAATGAGCCGCAGGAGGCAGTGATTTTTAGTAAAGAACAACGGCTGGAGGCTTTTGCTTTTGCAGAAAAGGAGCGGTCAAAAGGGAAAAAGATCGTCTTGCAAGACTTAGCAGGGATTGAAAATATTGACGCGATGACCAAGGCATTTGAGCAGGTGACTTATTTTATCGGCGCTAGAAAGGGAGAACAAAATGGGTAA
- a CDS encoding C39 family peptidase: MKFIQTLILTLLCACLVYFGFIYVTQIDQVKKTASPHEAAKEKENDTALAAEETRSTKKTDTTYSSLKGSKKAMDVILYNQMDAPKLYNGCEVTSLAMLLHYSGYEQVTKDTLANEINRVPLNYENGLKGDPHDGFVGDMENGPGLGVYHEPIYQLAKKYAGAQVVDLSGKPVKKAIYQSLEKGYPVWVITTSTFDKIDNIETWNTPNGKIDVSFNMHSVVITGYDKEHVYLNNPYGEKNQKVDRDQFEDSWEQMGRQAIIIKA, encoded by the coding sequence GTGAAGTTCATCCAGACATTAATCTTAACTTTGTTGTGCGCATGCCTTGTTTATTTCGGCTTTATATACGTGACACAAATCGACCAAGTCAAAAAGACAGCTTCACCACACGAAGCAGCCAAAGAAAAAGAAAACGATACGGCACTCGCAGCTGAAGAAACACGATCAACGAAAAAAACAGATACCACCTATTCTTCCTTAAAAGGAAGCAAAAAAGCCATGGACGTCATCCTCTACAATCAAATGGATGCCCCAAAGCTTTATAATGGATGCGAAGTCACAAGCTTAGCGATGCTTCTTCATTACAGCGGCTACGAGCAAGTGACGAAAGACACATTGGCAAATGAAATTAATCGTGTTCCACTCAATTATGAAAATGGCTTAAAAGGAGACCCACATGACGGGTTTGTAGGCGATATGGAGAATGGACCAGGTCTCGGTGTATACCATGAACCTATTTATCAGCTTGCGAAAAAATATGCGGGCGCTCAAGTCGTCGACTTAAGCGGAAAACCTGTCAAAAAGGCCATCTATCAATCACTTGAAAAAGGGTATCCTGTTTGGGTGATTACCACATCCACCTTTGACAAAATAGATAACATCGAAACATGGAATACACCAAATGGCAAAATAGATGTAAGCTTTAATATGCATAGCGTGGTCATCACAGGCTATGACAAGGAGCATGTCTACTTAAATAACCCATACGGAGAAAAGAATCAAAAAGTCGATCGCGATCAGTTTGAAGATTCTTGGGAACAGATGGGCAGGCAGGCGATTATCATTAAAGCATAG
- a CDS encoding NAD(P)-dependent oxidoreductase: protein MKIGIIGATGKAGQEIVKEAQSRGHEVTAIVRDAKKVTDSSVAVIEKDVFHLQAEDIKGFDVIVNAFGAPAGQEHLHVEAGKKLIDILKEVPGTRLIVVGGAGSLFVDEAKTTRLVDTPEFPKEYVPTASQQGENLKDLQQTEGLKWTFLSPAAFFDPAGKRTGSYVKGKDQLIVNSKGDSYVSYADYAIALVDEIEQAAHVGERFTVVSEAE, encoded by the coding sequence ATGAAAATCGGCATTATTGGCGCTACAGGTAAAGCAGGACAGGAAATTGTAAAAGAGGCTCAATCAAGAGGACATGAGGTAACAGCCATCGTTCGAGATGCGAAAAAAGTGACAGATTCATCCGTAGCTGTTATTGAGAAGGATGTGTTTCATTTACAAGCAGAAGACATCAAAGGCTTTGATGTCATCGTCAATGCATTTGGCGCACCTGCTGGACAAGAGCACCTTCACGTAGAGGCAGGGAAAAAGCTGATTGATATTTTGAAAGAGGTACCCGGTACCCGTTTAATCGTTGTGGGTGGAGCGGGCAGTCTTTTTGTTGATGAAGCCAAAACAACAAGACTTGTTGACACACCGGAATTTCCAAAGGAGTATGTGCCTACTGCTTCACAGCAAGGTGAAAACTTAAAAGACCTTCAACAAACCGAAGGATTAAAATGGACTTTCCTCAGCCCTGCTGCATTCTTTGATCCAGCTGGCAAACGCACAGGTTCTTATGTGAAAGGGAAAGACCAACTGATTGTCAATTCTAAAGGTGACAGCTATGTGAGCTATGCCGACTACGCCATTGCGCTTGTCGATGAAATTGAGCAGGCTGCCCATGTTGGAGAACGTTTTACGGTTGTATCTGAAGCAGAATAA
- a CDS encoding Rrf2 family transcriptional regulator, whose product MKISSRFTVAVHILALLSLEKGSLQTSEDIAGSVNTNPVVIRRIMSKLKKAGLISTSLGKGGSQLNRSEDDITLLDVYKAVEVVDEGELFQIHESPNPDCPIGANIQAVLELILCRAQSAMEQVLAEIKLSELTQVLIKKIG is encoded by the coding sequence ATGAAAATCAGCAGCAGATTTACTGTCGCTGTCCATATTCTGGCCTTGCTATCACTTGAAAAAGGATCATTACAGACATCGGAGGATATCGCGGGAAGTGTAAATACAAACCCAGTGGTCATCCGCCGTATTATGAGTAAATTAAAAAAAGCAGGCCTAATCTCAACGAGTCTTGGCAAAGGCGGTTCTCAGCTGAACCGCAGTGAAGACGATATCACGCTGCTTGATGTGTATAAAGCGGTTGAGGTGGTGGATGAGGGAGAATTGTTTCAAATCCATGAAAGCCCAAATCCTGACTGTCCGATCGGTGCAAATATCCAGGCTGTGCTTGAGTTAATCTTGTGCCGCGCTCAAAGTGCGATGGAGCAAGTGCTTGCTGAGATCAAATTAAGTGAACTAACGCAGGTGTTAATCAAAAAAATTGGATGA
- a CDS encoding acyltransferase — protein MRKTDRYPVKGVNSLRQVYRTVPFFKVVKNFIFIQIARYTPFMGMKNWIYRTFLRMKVGEDTAFALMVMVDLMFPEKITVGRNSVIGYNTTILTHEYLIKEYRLGEVYIGDEVLIGANSTILPGVTIGDGAIVSAGTLVHKDVPAGSFVGGNPMRMIYTKEEMNARQSTSAE, from the coding sequence TTGAGAAAAACAGATCGATATCCTGTAAAAGGGGTCAATTCGTTACGACAAGTCTATCGGACGGTCCCCTTTTTCAAAGTGGTGAAAAACTTTATTTTCATTCAAATCGCACGGTACACGCCTTTTATGGGAATGAAAAATTGGATATACCGAACCTTTCTTCGTATGAAGGTTGGCGAAGATACAGCGTTTGCCTTAATGGTCATGGTGGATCTCATGTTTCCTGAGAAAATCACGGTCGGTCGAAATTCGGTGATTGGCTATAACACAACCATTTTGACCCATGAGTATTTGATTAAAGAATACAGACTTGGGGAAGTCTATATTGGGGATGAAGTCTTAATTGGAGCCAATTCCACCATTTTACCTGGTGTGACTATTGGGGATGGGGCGATCGTGTCCGCTGGTACACTTGTTCATAAGGATGTTCCAGCAGGCTCATTTGTTGGAGGAAATCCAATGCGCATGATTTATACGAAAGAAGAAATGAATGCACGTCAATCTACGTCTGCTGAGTAG
- the ppaX gene encoding pyrophosphatase PpaX: protein MNESTVNTVLFDLDGTLINTNELIIASFQHTLDHYYPDQYSREEILHFIGPSLFDTFSAMDPDLTDDMIQMYRTFNHEQHDLLVTEYETVIDTLKVLQDRGFKLGIVTTKVRDTVLMGLKLTGLEPFFEVIVTLDDVQNEKPHPEPVQLALSKLGSDPHEAVMVGDNYHDILSGQAAGTKTAGVAWSIKGEEALLKHRPDFMLKKMSDLLAIVGAD, encoded by the coding sequence ATGAACGAATCAACTGTTAACACCGTGCTATTTGATTTAGATGGCACATTAATCAATACGAATGAATTAATTATTGCTTCATTTCAACATACGCTTGATCATTATTACCCTGATCAGTACAGCCGTGAAGAGATCCTCCATTTCATTGGTCCGTCATTATTTGATACATTCTCTGCGATGGACCCTGATCTAACGGATGACATGATTCAGATGTACCGTACGTTTAATCATGAACAGCATGATCTGCTCGTGACTGAATATGAGACTGTTATAGATACATTGAAGGTTTTGCAGGATCGAGGATTTAAGCTTGGAATTGTCACAACAAAGGTACGTGACACAGTGTTAATGGGATTGAAGCTGACCGGTTTAGAGCCATTCTTTGAGGTGATTGTGACGCTCGATGATGTCCAAAATGAGAAGCCGCATCCGGAGCCAGTCCAGCTGGCATTATCCAAGCTTGGCAGTGATCCACATGAAGCGGTGATGGTCGGCGATAATTATCACGATATTTTGTCTGGTCAAGCGGCAGGGACAAAAACAGCAGGTGTTGCTTGGTCAATTAAGGGAGAAGAGGCCCTTTTAAAGCATCGCCCTGATTTTATGCTAAAGAAAATGAGTGATCTTCTGGCGATTGTTGGAGCTGATTGA
- a CDS encoding nucleoside recognition domain-containing protein, whose product MQETWKNGLKAGLSTTWTLGKVIFPVTILVSILQHTPVMDWIIQFIRPFMGLFGLSGEAAIPLVLGNVLNLYAGIAAILTLDLPVKEVFILAVMLSFCHNLIIESTVAAKVGLRVSVILLVRISLAVVSAIVIHLVWQGGQEPAQYGLLTAAQTADVPSSWYMIVLVALQKAVLGVLQLACIVIPLMIIIQFMRDLGWLHTLSKWLSPFTRMLGMKENTSMTMVAGLTIGLAYGAGVMMKAVEEDGVSKKDLTLAFIFLVACHAVVEDTLIFIPLGIPVWPLLVIRLISAILLTAAISYIWRKRELAVVRKEAI is encoded by the coding sequence ATGCAGGAGACATGGAAAAACGGCTTAAAAGCAGGGCTATCGACAACTTGGACACTTGGAAAAGTCATCTTTCCGGTTACCATTCTCGTCAGTATCTTGCAGCATACGCCTGTTATGGATTGGATCATTCAATTCATACGGCCATTTATGGGATTGTTTGGTCTTTCAGGAGAAGCAGCCATTCCGCTTGTGTTAGGAAATGTGCTGAACTTGTATGCGGGCATAGCGGCCATTTTGACTCTAGATCTTCCTGTGAAGGAAGTGTTTATTTTGGCCGTGATGCTGTCCTTTTGTCACAACCTGATCATCGAATCGACTGTGGCAGCAAAGGTTGGACTGAGAGTGTCTGTCATTTTGCTGGTCAGAATCAGTCTTGCTGTTGTTTCGGCTATTGTTATTCATCTCGTTTGGCAGGGAGGCCAGGAGCCGGCACAATATGGACTGCTGACAGCAGCCCAAACGGCTGATGTGCCTTCCAGCTGGTACATGATCGTCCTTGTCGCTTTACAAAAAGCCGTACTCGGTGTGCTCCAGCTCGCCTGTATCGTCATCCCTCTCATGATCATCATTCAATTCATGAGAGATTTAGGATGGCTCCATACGCTGTCTAAGTGGCTGTCTCCATTTACGAGAATGCTTGGAATGAAAGAAAATACGTCGATGACGATGGTCGCTGGGTTAACCATTGGTCTAGCATACGGAGCTGGCGTGATGATGAAGGCAGTGGAAGAGGACGGCGTGAGTAAAAAGGATTTAACCCTTGCTTTCATTTTCCTTGTTGCCTGCCATGCAGTAGTCGAAGACACGCTGATATTTATTCCACTTGGGATTCCTGTGTGGCCGCTTCTTGTCATCCGTCTGATATCTGCTATTTTATTAACAGCTGCCATTAGCTATATTTGGCGAAAGCGCGAGCTCGCAGTTGTTAGAAAGGAAGCCATATGA
- the lgt gene encoding prolipoprotein diacylglyceryl transferase, translating into MNEAIQPIDPIAFQLGPLSVHWYGVIIGVGALLGLWLALRECEKRGINKDTFIDLILFAIPIAIICARIYYVSFEWDYYQQHPNEIIKIWHGGIAIHGGLIGAVLTAIVFTKVKKVSFWKIADVAAPSILLAQAIGRWGNFINQEAHGEAVSRAFLENLHLPEFIINQMYIDGTYYHPTFLYESLWNLAGVVILILLRRTSMRRGEIFLSYLIWYSIGRFFIEGMRTDSLMLTEHLRIAQMISIAIFVVAVLLLIFRRIKGHASIPYKENNSSN; encoded by the coding sequence ATGAACGAAGCGATTCAGCCAATTGATCCGATTGCTTTTCAGCTCGGACCTCTTTCGGTTCATTGGTATGGTGTGATCATTGGGGTCGGAGCCTTACTAGGACTCTGGCTCGCACTGAGAGAATGTGAGAAAAGAGGAATCAATAAAGATACGTTTATTGATTTAATCTTATTTGCCATTCCAATAGCGATTATTTGTGCACGAATTTATTATGTATCCTTCGAATGGGATTACTATCAGCAGCACCCAAATGAAATCATTAAGATTTGGCATGGCGGAATTGCCATCCATGGCGGGCTGATAGGTGCTGTGCTGACAGCGATCGTCTTCACAAAAGTGAAAAAGGTGTCCTTCTGGAAAATAGCGGATGTAGCAGCACCTAGTATTTTACTGGCGCAGGCCATTGGACGCTGGGGGAACTTTATTAATCAGGAAGCGCATGGTGAGGCTGTTTCAAGAGCCTTTTTAGAGAATTTGCATTTGCCTGAGTTTATCATTAATCAAATGTATATTGATGGGACGTATTATCACCCAACGTTCTTATACGAATCATTATGGAATCTTGCCGGTGTTGTGATCTTGATTTTATTACGTAGAACATCGATGCGCAGAGGCGAAATCTTCTTGTCTTATTTAATTTGGTATTCAATCGGTCGTTTCTTCATAGAAGGTATGAGAACGGACAGTTTGATGCTGACAGAACATCTTCGAATCGCTCAAATGATTTCGATTGCCATTTTTGTAGTGGCTGTTCTGCTGCTGATCTTTAGAAGAATAAAAGGTCACGCATCGATCCCGTATAAAGAGAACAACTCATCGAATTAA
- the hprK gene encoding HPr(Ser) kinase/phosphatase, whose amino-acid sequence MPKVRTKDIMEQFHLELVSGEEGINRPITISDLSRPGIEMAGYFTYYPKERVQLLGKTELSFFEQLPERERKQRMMSLCTDITPAIILSRDREVPKELIEASNENGVPVLRSSLKTTRLSSRLTNFLESKLAPTTAIHGVLVDVYGVGVLLIGKSGVGKSETALELVKRGHRLVADDCVEIRQEDQDTLVGSAPELIEHLLEIRGLGIINVMTLFGAGAVRSYKRITIVMNLELWEQGKQYDRLGLEEEKMRIIDTDVPKLTIPVRPGRNLAVIIEVAAMNFRLKRMGHNAAEQFTSKLADVIEDNGQDE is encoded by the coding sequence GTGCCGAAAGTTCGTACGAAGGACATAATGGAACAATTTCATCTTGAACTGGTAAGTGGGGAAGAAGGGATTAATCGTCCCATTACAATCAGTGATCTTTCCAGACCAGGTATTGAAATGGCTGGTTATTTTACATATTACCCAAAAGAAAGAGTTCAACTTTTAGGGAAAACAGAGCTTTCTTTTTTTGAACAGCTCCCAGAACGCGAACGAAAGCAGAGAATGATGTCTCTTTGTACTGATATTACCCCTGCAATTATTTTGTCACGAGATCGTGAAGTGCCGAAGGAATTAATTGAAGCTTCAAATGAAAATGGTGTACCTGTGTTACGTTCAAGCCTAAAAACGACAAGACTTTCGAGTCGTTTGACCAACTTTTTAGAAAGCAAGCTTGCACCTACGACCGCGATTCATGGCGTACTTGTTGATGTATATGGTGTAGGTGTATTGTTAATTGGAAAAAGCGGAGTAGGAAAAAGTGAAACAGCCTTAGAATTAGTGAAGAGAGGACACAGGCTGGTCGCAGATGATTGCGTGGAAATCCGTCAAGAGGATCAGGATACGCTAGTCGGAAGCGCACCAGAGCTGATTGAACATCTTTTAGAAATCCGCGGGTTAGGCATCATTAATGTGATGACCTTATTTGGAGCTGGGGCTGTCAGAAGCTATAAGAGAATTACGATTGTCATGAACCTTGAGCTTTGGGAACAAGGCAAACAGTACGATCGTTTAGGACTTGAAGAAGAGAAAATGCGAATCATCGATACAGATGTACCGAAGCTGACCATTCCTGTCCGCCCTGGTCGAAACTTAGCGGTTATCATTGAGGTGGCTGCGATGAACTTCAGGTTAAAACGCATGGGACATAATGCGGCGGAACAATTTACAAGTAAACTAGCCGATGTCATTGAAGACAATGGCCAAGATGAATAG